Proteins from one Pseudomonas grandcourensis genomic window:
- a CDS encoding AbrB family transcriptional regulator, whose protein sequence is MSDRSPLKLWWGTPLVGLLGGFLASQVGWPLPWMVGSLLAIILVRCLTPWQLAEIPGGRKCGQWIVGIGIGLHFTPVVMEQVLSHFGLIFFGALVTSLSAIVGVWLMRRTGEDRATAFFSSMPGGSGEMVNLGARNGAVLSRVAAGQSLRVLVVVLCVPAAFKYLLGDGAPISHVGSIDWRWLAVLFPAGALAAWIWERLRQPNPWLFGPLLVSAAVSIGWDLHIGLPNGGSQIGQWLIGSGLGCHFNRQFFRRAPSFMGRTLIGTVLTMLIATAAALGLSALTHLDLRSLTLGMMPGGIAEMSLTAETLQLSVPLVTAMQVMRLLFVLFLAEPLFKYWNRDPE, encoded by the coding sequence ATGTCTGATCGGTCCCCCCTCAAACTCTGGTGGGGAACCCCGCTGGTCGGCCTGCTTGGCGGTTTCCTCGCCAGCCAGGTCGGCTGGCCTTTGCCGTGGATGGTCGGCTCGTTGCTGGCGATCATCCTCGTGCGTTGTCTGACACCCTGGCAATTGGCCGAAATCCCTGGCGGCCGCAAGTGCGGCCAGTGGATCGTCGGTATCGGTATCGGCCTGCATTTCACTCCAGTGGTGATGGAGCAGGTACTCAGTCATTTCGGCCTGATCTTCTTCGGTGCGTTGGTCACCAGCCTGTCGGCGATCGTCGGCGTGTGGCTGATGCGCCGTACCGGTGAAGATCGCGCCACGGCATTCTTTTCCAGCATGCCCGGCGGTTCCGGGGAGATGGTCAACCTCGGCGCCCGCAACGGTGCGGTGCTCAGCCGTGTGGCGGCGGGGCAGAGTTTGCGGGTGTTGGTGGTCGTGCTATGCGTACCGGCAGCCTTCAAGTATCTGTTGGGCGACGGTGCGCCGATTTCCCACGTTGGCAGCATCGATTGGCGCTGGCTGGCAGTGTTGTTTCCCGCTGGCGCGTTGGCGGCCTGGATCTGGGAACGTCTGCGTCAACCCAACCCCTGGCTGTTCGGGCCCTTGCTGGTCAGCGCAGCAGTCAGCATCGGCTGGGATCTGCACATCGGTTTGCCCAATGGCGGCAGCCAGATTGGCCAATGGTTGATCGGTAGCGGTCTGGGCTGTCACTTCAACCGGCAGTTTTTCCGGCGTGCGCCATCGTTCATGGGGCGCACCCTGATCGGCACGGTGTTGACCATGTTGATTGCGACTGCAGCGGCCTTGGGTTTGAGTGCGCTGACCCATCTGGATCTGCGCTCACTGACACTGGGCATGATGCCGGGCGGTATTGCCGAGATGAGCCTGACAGCAGAAACCCTGCAACTGTCGGTGCCGCTGGTGACGGCGATGCAGGTGATGCGGCTGTTGTTTGTGCTGTTTCTGGCGGAGCCGTTGTTCAAATATTGGAACCGCGATCCAGAGTAA
- a CDS encoding tripartite tricarboxylate transporter TctB family protein produces the protein MLLQRIFASVLLLVCLGLALMAWPYQAAFSYEPVGPRAFPLLMLGLMGSALLYMVFRPAPIKHSADEPPLDRETLTKIGICVVLLLVFAGTFEPLGFIVASILIGVPMARLYGGRWVPSIVIISLMAVGLYLLFDKLMDVPLPLGVLDVLEN, from the coding sequence ATGCTCTTACAACGCATTTTTGCTTCGGTGCTGTTGCTGGTCTGCCTCGGCCTCGCGCTCATGGCATGGCCGTACCAAGCGGCTTTTTCCTACGAACCGGTGGGGCCTCGGGCCTTTCCGCTGTTGATGCTTGGCCTGATGGGCTCGGCACTGTTGTACATGGTGTTCCGTCCGGCACCCATCAAGCACAGCGCTGACGAGCCGCCGCTGGATCGCGAAACCCTGACCAAGATCGGCATCTGCGTGGTGCTGTTGCTGGTGTTCGCCGGCACTTTCGAGCCCCTGGGTTTCATCGTCGCCAGCATCCTGATCGGCGTGCCCATGGCCCGTCTGTATGGCGGTCGCTGGGTACCAAGCATCGTGATCATCAGCCTGATGGCCGTCGGCCTCTACCTGCTGTTCGACAAGTTGATGGACGTGCCGCTGCCGCTTGGCGTGCTCGACGTTCTGGAGAACTGA
- a CDS encoding sensor histidine kinase, with amino-acid sequence MHKPSSLRWRLLWNLALLLVVLMLASGLSAYWNGREAADTAYDRTLLASARTIAAGVSQRDGSLSADVPYVALDTFAYDSAGRIFYLVNDINQKLISGYENLPAPPPGTPRTDDYPALARFYNATYRGQNVRVVSLLKPVSEPNMNGMAEIRVAETDEARVSMARSLATDTLLRLGMLAGGALMLVWFAVSAALRPLERLRTAVEERQPDDLRPLPLVEVQRELWPLVRALNHFTERLRGQFEKQAQFIADAAHELRTPLAALKARLELGMRSSEPETWRSTLETAAQGTDRLTHLANQLLSLARVENGARAIAEGGAQLLDLSQLARDLGMAMAPLAHKRGIALALEADEPVWLRGEPTLLNELLSNLVDNALAHTPPGGNVILRVSVPAVLEVEDDGPGIPLEERDRVFERFYRRNQQVAGSGLGLAIVGEICRAHLAQISLHDGEHAGLKVRVSFVAGD; translated from the coding sequence ATGCATAAGCCGAGCAGCCTGCGCTGGCGGTTGCTGTGGAACCTGGCGCTGCTGCTGGTGGTGTTGATGCTGGCCAGTGGCTTGAGCGCCTACTGGAACGGGCGCGAAGCTGCCGATACGGCCTATGACCGGACCTTGCTGGCATCTGCACGGACCATTGCCGCCGGTGTCTCCCAACGCGACGGTTCTCTGAGTGCCGATGTGCCCTACGTGGCCCTTGATACGTTTGCCTACGACAGTGCCGGGCGAATTTTCTACCTGGTCAATGACATCAATCAGAAGCTGATTTCCGGTTACGAAAACCTGCCGGCGCCACCGCCGGGAACGCCGCGCACCGATGATTATCCGGCGCTGGCGCGCTTCTATAACGCGACCTATCGCGGGCAGAACGTGCGCGTGGTGAGCCTGCTCAAACCTGTGAGCGAGCCGAACATGAACGGCATGGCGGAAATTCGCGTGGCCGAAACCGATGAGGCGCGGGTGAGCATGGCCCGCAGCCTGGCGACAGATACGTTGCTGCGTCTGGGCATGCTGGCGGGTGGGGCCTTGATGTTGGTGTGGTTCGCGGTGAGTGCCGCATTGCGCCCGCTGGAGCGCTTGCGCACGGCAGTGGAAGAGCGTCAGCCCGACGATCTGCGGCCCTTGCCGTTGGTGGAAGTGCAGCGCGAATTGTGGCCGCTGGTGCGCGCACTCAATCACTTTACCGAGCGCTTGCGCGGGCAGTTCGAGAAACAGGCGCAATTCATCGCCGATGCCGCCCACGAACTGCGCACGCCGCTGGCGGCACTCAAGGCGCGCCTGGAATTGGGCATGCGCTCATCTGAGCCTGAAACCTGGCGCAGCACGCTGGAGACTGCCGCTCAGGGCACTGATCGCTTGACCCATCTGGCCAATCAGTTGCTTTCCCTGGCACGGGTCGAAAATGGCGCCCGGGCGATTGCCGAGGGTGGCGCGCAGTTACTCGACCTGAGTCAGTTGGCCCGGGACCTGGGCATGGCCATGGCGCCGTTGGCCCACAAGCGTGGTATCGCGCTGGCACTGGAGGCGGATGAACCGGTCTGGCTGCGGGGTGAACCGACGCTATTGAACGAACTGCTGAGCAATCTGGTGGATAACGCACTGGCCCACACGCCGCCGGGTGGCAACGTGATTCTGCGGGTCTCGGTGCCCGCCGTGCTGGAAGTCGAAGATGATGGCCCCGGCATACCGCTTGAAGAGCGGGATCGGGTGTTCGAGCGCTTTTACCGACGCAATCAGCAAGTGGCCGGTTCCGGATTGGGTCTGGCGATTGTCGGTGAGATCTGCCGCGCGCATCTGGCGCAGATCAGCCTGCATGACGGTGAGCACGCGGGGTTGAAGGTGCGGGTGAGTTTTGTTGCGGGGGATTGA
- a CDS encoding HDOD domain-containing protein: protein MSKLAEKVQQDLVEAINNDDLVLPTLPEVALQIRKAAENPEVSVSTLSKVIGRDTALSARLIKVVNSPLLRAAQEVTDLHTAITRLGINYSCNLAIGLVMEQIFHARSDVVEQKMRDVWRKSLEIAGVSYALCRRYTRLKPDQAALGGLVHQIGVLPILTYAEDHYELLSDPVSLNHVIDRIHPLIGEKLLKVWDFPDMLVQVPRLYLNFKRQSAQVDYVDLVQVASLYCLQDTDHPLALADALNVPAYKALGIDFDDKAMCADLEETRTMFY, encoded by the coding sequence ATGAGCAAGCTGGCGGAAAAGGTCCAACAGGATTTGGTTGAGGCCATCAATAACGATGACCTGGTTCTGCCAACGTTACCGGAAGTGGCCCTGCAGATTCGCAAGGCCGCGGAAAACCCGGAAGTCAGCGTCAGTACCCTGAGCAAAGTGATCGGCCGTGATACCGCGCTGTCGGCACGCCTGATTAAAGTGGTCAACAGCCCACTGTTGCGCGCAGCCCAGGAAGTGACCGATCTGCATACCGCGATCACCCGCCTGGGCATCAACTACAGCTGTAACCTGGCGATCGGCCTGGTCATGGAGCAGATTTTCCATGCCCGTTCCGACGTGGTGGAGCAGAAGATGCGCGATGTCTGGCGTAAAAGCCTGGAAATCGCCGGCGTCAGCTACGCCTTGTGCCGCCGCTACACCCGACTCAAGCCCGATCAGGCGGCCCTTGGCGGGCTGGTGCACCAGATCGGCGTGCTGCCGATCCTGACCTACGCCGAAGATCACTATGAACTGCTGTCCGACCCGGTCAGCCTCAATCATGTGATCGACCGGATTCATCCGCTGATTGGCGAAAAACTGCTCAAGGTCTGGGATTTTCCCGACATGCTGGTGCAAGTGCCACGGCTATACCTGAACTTCAAGCGTCAGTCTGCGCAGGTCGACTATGTGGATCTGGTGCAGGTGGCCAGCCTGTATTGCCTGCAGGACACCGATCACCCGCTCGCCCTTGCCGACGCGTTGAATGTACCGGCCTACAAGGCACTCGGAATCGACTTTGACGACAAGGCGATGTGCGCCGACCTGGAAGAAACGCGCACGATGTTTTACTGA
- a CDS encoding protein YgfX — protein sequence MSSPSNGFECRWHASRQLLAAYLLAQLFALGSLFLLSIPLWASSLGVVLCVAHGVWLLPRQILLTHPQAFCGLRRDADGWQLWSRARGWQPVQLRPDSLALPLVVVLRFRLRGERRVRAICVPRDAQAADVHRRLRVRLKFSRRRWAAPE from the coding sequence GTGTCCAGCCCAAGTAATGGGTTCGAATGCCGCTGGCATGCCTCACGGCAGTTGCTGGCGGCGTATCTTCTGGCCCAGCTGTTCGCGTTGGGTTCTTTGTTTTTACTGTCGATTCCGCTCTGGGCCAGTTCGCTCGGCGTCGTGCTGTGCGTGGCTCACGGAGTCTGGCTGTTGCCCCGGCAAATCCTGCTGACCCACCCGCAGGCCTTTTGCGGCTTGCGGCGCGATGCCGATGGCTGGCAGTTGTGGAGTCGGGCCAGGGGTTGGCAGCCCGTGCAACTGAGACCGGACAGCCTGGCGCTGCCATTGGTGGTGGTACTGCGTTTTCGATTGCGTGGCGAGCGCCGGGTCAGGGCCATTTGCGTGCCCCGGGACGCGCAGGCGGCGGATGTGCACCGACGCCTGCGGGTCCGGCTCAAGTTCAGCCGACGTAGGTGGGCGGCACCAGAATAG
- the ung gene encoding uracil-DNA glycosylase — MTADDRIKLEPGWKEALRAEFDQPYMAELRNFLQQERAAGKEIYPPGPMIFNALNSTPLDKVKVVILGQDPYHGPGQAHGLCFSVQPGVPAPPSLVNIYKELKRDLNIDIPNHGYLQSWADQGVLMLNTTMTVERANANAHKDKGWQFFTDRVIEVVSQQQPHLVFMLWGAHAQSKQKLIDATKHLVLTSVHPSPLSAYRGFLGCGHFSRTNKFLEQNGETPIEWRLPSV; from the coding sequence ATGACTGCTGACGACCGTATCAAACTCGAACCGGGCTGGAAGGAGGCACTGCGTGCCGAATTCGACCAGCCTTACATGGCAGAGTTGCGAAACTTCCTGCAACAAGAGCGGGCGGCCGGCAAGGAGATCTATCCGCCGGGGCCAATGATCTTCAACGCGCTCAATTCCACGCCGCTGGACAAGGTCAAGGTGGTGATCCTCGGCCAGGACCCTTATCACGGCCCGGGCCAGGCCCATGGCCTGTGCTTCTCGGTGCAGCCGGGCGTGCCGGCGCCGCCGTCGCTGGTGAACATTTACAAAGAGCTCAAGCGCGACCTGAACATCGACATCCCCAACCATGGATACCTGCAGAGCTGGGCCGATCAGGGCGTGCTGATGCTCAACACCACCATGACCGTCGAGCGCGCCAACGCCAATGCGCACAAGGACAAAGGCTGGCAGTTTTTCACTGATCGAGTCATTGAAGTGGTCAGCCAGCAGCAACCGCACCTGGTGTTCATGCTGTGGGGCGCCCATGCCCAGAGCAAACAGAAACTGATCGATGCCACCAAGCATCTGGTGTTGACCTCGGTGCACCCGTCACCGCTGTCGGCCTATCGCGGCTTTCTCGGTTGCGGGCACTTCAGCCGGACCAACAAGTTTCTGGAGCAGAATGGCGAGACGCCGATCGAGTGGCGTCTTCCATCGGTTTGA
- a CDS encoding tripartite tricarboxylate transporter substrate binding protein, with protein sequence MNLSMRKLALAASVLLITGQALAEPKRPECIAPASPGGGFDLTCKLAQSALVNEKLLTKPMRVTYMPGGVGAVAYNAVVAQRPADAGTLVAWSSGSLLNLAQGKFGRFDETNVRWLAAVGTSYGAIAVKSDSPYKTLDDLVQALKKDPSKVVIGSGGTVGSQDWMQTALIAKAAGINPRDLRYVALEGGGEIATALLGGHIQVGSTDISDSMPHIQSGDMRLLAVFSDKRLDEPEMKDIPTAREQGYDIVWPVVRGFYLGPKVSDEDYAWWKAAFDKLLASEDFAKLRDQRELFPFAMTGPELDTYVKKQVADYKVLAKEFGLIQ encoded by the coding sequence ATGAACCTGTCAATGCGTAAACTAGCTCTCGCCGCCAGCGTCCTGCTGATCACCGGCCAAGCGCTTGCCGAACCCAAACGCCCGGAATGCATCGCCCCGGCTTCGCCCGGTGGTGGTTTCGACCTGACCTGCAAACTGGCGCAAAGCGCGCTGGTCAACGAAAAACTGCTGACCAAACCGATGCGCGTGACCTACATGCCCGGCGGTGTCGGCGCGGTGGCGTACAACGCGGTGGTCGCCCAGCGTCCGGCCGATGCCGGCACCCTGGTGGCCTGGTCCAGCGGTTCGCTGCTGAACCTGGCCCAAGGCAAGTTCGGTCGTTTCGATGAAACCAACGTGCGCTGGCTGGCCGCCGTCGGTACCAGCTACGGCGCCATCGCGGTGAAGAGCGATTCACCCTACAAGACCCTCGACGACCTCGTGCAGGCACTGAAAAAAGATCCTAGCAAAGTGGTAATCGGTTCCGGCGGCACCGTCGGCAGCCAGGACTGGATGCAGACTGCCTTGATCGCCAAGGCCGCCGGGATCAACCCCCGTGACCTGCGTTACGTAGCCCTCGAAGGTGGCGGCGAAATCGCCACCGCCCTGCTCGGCGGCCACATCCAGGTCGGCAGCACCGACATTTCCGACTCCATGCCGCACATCCAGAGCGGCGACATGCGCCTGCTGGCGGTGTTCTCCGACAAGCGTCTGGACGAACCGGAAATGAAGGACATTCCGACAGCACGCGAGCAAGGCTACGACATCGTCTGGCCGGTGGTGCGCGGCTTCTACCTCGGGCCAAAAGTCAGCGACGAAGACTATGCCTGGTGGAAAGCAGCCTTCGACAAACTGCTGGCTTCCGAAGACTTCGCCAAGTTGCGCGATCAGCGCGAGCTCTTCCCGTTCGCCATGACCGGCCCGGAGCTGGACACCTACGTGAAGAAGCAGGTTGCGGACTACAAAGTGCTGGCCAAAGAGTTCGGCCTGATCCAGTGA
- a CDS encoding tripartite tricarboxylate transporter permease — protein MDTLGYLGQGFGVALSPYNLVTALCGTLIGTVVGLLPGLGPINGVALLIPIAFALGLPPESALILLAAVYLGCEYGGRISSILLNIPGEASTVMTTLDGYPMARKGLAGVALSLSAWSSFIGAFIATCGMVLFAPLLAKWAIAFGPAEYFVLMVFAIVCLGGMAGDRPLKTFIAALIGLFLSTVGIDANSGVYRFTGDNIHLTDGIQFVVLVLGLFSISEILLLLEKTHHGQEAVKATGRMMFNFKEAASVFVVNIRCGVLGFIMGVLPGAGATLASAVAYMTEKRIAGAKGTFGQGDMRGLAAPETAIGGAACGALVPMLTLGVPGSGTTAVMIGALSLYNITPGPLLFQQQPDIVWGLIASLFIANVMLVILNIPMIRIFTRILAVPNWALVPVIAIITGIGVYAVHATTFDLFLMIGIGIFGYILRKLDFPLSPVLLGFILGGLMEQNLRRALSISNGALEILWSSPITFGCWVLTAIMLLMPLIRIWRKRSAAQRVIADV, from the coding sequence ATGGATACTCTTGGCTATTTGGGTCAGGGTTTCGGCGTCGCGCTGAGCCCGTACAACCTGGTGACCGCACTGTGCGGCACCCTGATCGGCACCGTGGTCGGCCTGTTGCCGGGCCTGGGGCCGATCAACGGCGTGGCACTGTTGATCCCGATCGCATTCGCCCTCGGCCTGCCACCGGAGTCGGCGCTGATCCTGCTGGCGGCGGTGTACCTGGGTTGCGAATACGGAGGCCGGATCAGCTCGATCCTGCTGAACATTCCGGGCGAAGCGTCCACCGTGATGACCACCCTCGACGGTTACCCGATGGCCCGCAAAGGCCTGGCCGGTGTAGCGCTGTCGCTGTCGGCATGGAGCTCGTTCATCGGTGCCTTTATCGCGACCTGCGGCATGGTGCTGTTCGCCCCGCTGCTGGCGAAATGGGCGATTGCCTTCGGCCCGGCGGAATATTTCGTACTGATGGTGTTTGCGATTGTCTGCCTCGGCGGCATGGCCGGTGACCGTCCGCTGAAGACGTTCATCGCGGCGCTGATCGGTCTGTTCCTGTCAACCGTCGGCATCGACGCCAACAGCGGTGTGTATCGCTTCACCGGGGACAACATCCACCTGACCGACGGCATCCAGTTCGTCGTGCTGGTGCTGGGCCTGTTCTCCATCAGCGAAATCCTGCTGCTGCTGGAAAAAACCCACCACGGCCAGGAAGCGGTGAAAGCCACCGGCCGGATGATGTTCAACTTCAAGGAAGCGGCGTCGGTGTTCGTGGTGAACATCCGTTGCGGCGTACTGGGTTTCATCATGGGCGTGTTGCCGGGTGCCGGTGCGACCCTGGCCAGTGCCGTGGCCTACATGACCGAAAAACGCATCGCCGGTGCCAAGGGTACATTCGGCCAGGGCGACATGCGCGGCCTCGCGGCGCCGGAAACCGCCATCGGTGGCGCGGCCTGCGGTGCGCTGGTGCCGATGCTGACCCTCGGCGTTCCAGGTTCCGGCACCACGGCGGTGATGATCGGCGCCCTGTCGCTGTACAACATCACCCCGGGCCCGCTGCTGTTCCAACAGCAACCGGACATCGTCTGGGGCCTGATCGCTTCGTTGTTCATCGCCAACGTGATGCTGGTGATCCTCAACATCCCGATGATCCGCATCTTCACCCGCATCCTCGCCGTGCCGAACTGGGCACTGGTGCCGGTGATCGCGATCATTACGGGGATTGGTGTCTACGCAGTGCATGCCACCACGTTCGACCTGTTCCTGATGATCGGTATCGGCATCTTCGGTTATATCCTGCGCAAGCTGGACTTCCCGCTGTCGCCGGTATTGCTGGGCTTCATCCTCGGCGGCTTGATGGAACAAAACCTGCGCCGCGCCCTGTCGATTTCCAACGGTGCGCTGGAAATCCTCTGGTCGAGCCCGATCACCTTCGGTTGCTGGGTCCTGACGGCGATCATGCTGCTGATGCCGCTTATCCGCATCTGGCGCAAACGTTCGGCCGCGCAACGCGTTATCGCCGATGTCTGA
- a CDS encoding OprD family porin, protein MQSLQTQAIAPARLSRFSHTALASAAALAGFSPLSQAAFFEDSSATFETRNMYFNRDFRDGTSAQQSKRDEWAQGFMLNLKSGYTDGTVGFGVDALGMLGVKLDSSPDRTGTGLLPTDDGRAVDEYSKLGLTGKMKISASELKIGTLIPELPILKPNDGRILPQTFEGGMLTSKEIKNLTFTGGRLDKAKDRDSTDFEDIALNNKNGRFAGTVAGDHFDFGGLDYKFTDKITGSYHFAQLGEVYNQHFLGLIASQPFGPGTFGTDLRFAISDDQGEARGGNIDNKSLNGLVSYALSGHKLSAGYQHMSGDSTFPYVDGADPYLVNFVQINDFAGAEERSWQARYDFDFVTLGVPGLTFMSRYVSGDNIKLKNGDEGKEWERNSEIKYVVQSGALKDVAVRLRNATYRSNYSARDADEVRLLVSYSVALW, encoded by the coding sequence ATGCAGTCCCTGCAGACCCAGGCTATCGCGCCTGCCCGCCTCTCCCGTTTCAGCCACACTGCGCTTGCCAGCGCTGCCGCCCTTGCCGGCTTTTCACCCTTGAGCCAGGCCGCATTCTTCGAAGACAGCTCGGCCACTTTCGAAACCCGCAACATGTACTTCAATCGCGACTTTCGCGACGGCACCAGCGCCCAACAGTCCAAGCGTGACGAGTGGGCCCAGGGGTTCATGCTCAATCTGAAATCAGGCTACACCGACGGCACCGTGGGGTTCGGTGTCGATGCGCTGGGCATGTTGGGGGTCAAGCTCGATTCGAGCCCGGACCGTACCGGTACCGGCCTGCTGCCGACTGACGATGGGCGCGCCGTGGACGAATACTCCAAGCTCGGCCTGACCGGCAAAATGAAGATCTCCGCCAGCGAGCTGAAAATCGGCACCCTGATTCCGGAACTGCCGATCCTCAAGCCCAACGACGGGCGCATCCTGCCGCAGACCTTTGAAGGCGGCATGCTGACCTCCAAGGAGATCAAGAACCTGACCTTCACCGGCGGGCGTCTGGACAAAGCCAAGGACCGCGACAGCACCGACTTCGAGGACATTGCCCTCAACAACAAGAACGGCCGTTTCGCTGGCACCGTGGCGGGCGACCACTTTGACTTTGGCGGCCTGGACTACAAGTTCACCGACAAGATCACCGGCAGCTATCACTTCGCGCAACTCGGTGAAGTCTACAACCAGCACTTTCTCGGGTTGATCGCCTCGCAGCCCTTCGGCCCCGGCACCTTTGGCACCGACCTGCGGTTTGCCATCAGTGACGACCAGGGCGAGGCCCGTGGCGGCAATATCGACAACAAATCCCTCAACGGCCTGGTGAGTTACGCCCTGAGCGGGCACAAGCTCAGCGCGGGCTACCAGCACATGTCTGGCGACAGCACGTTCCCGTATGTGGATGGCGCCGACCCGTACCTGGTGAACTTCGTGCAGATCAACGACTTTGCCGGGGCCGAAGAACGCTCCTGGCAAGCGCGTTATGACTTCGACTTCGTCACTCTTGGTGTCCCTGGCCTGACCTTCATGAGCCGTTACGTGAGCGGTGACAACATCAAGCTCAAGAACGGTGACGAAGGCAAAGAGTGGGAACGTAACTCCGAGATTAAATATGTTGTACAAAGCGGCGCACTCAAGGATGTCGCCGTGCGCCTGCGCAATGCCACCTACCGTTCCAACTACTCCGCTCGCGATGCCGATGAAGTGCGTCTGCTGGTGAGCTATAGCGTTGCCCTTTGGTAA
- a CDS encoding folate-binding protein: MADSAFFCTLSHEGVLAVRGADASKFLQGQLTCNLNYLSDSRASLGARCTQKGRMQSSFRILLEGDGVVLAMATELLEPQLADLKKYAVFSKSKLTDESAAWVRFGVDHGDAALVSLGLDLPAETDSVVRNDGLIAIRVSPERAELWVAAGQVDAIKGKLSAVLSEGDLNQWLLGQVRAGIGQVMPGTRELFIPQMLNLQAIGGVSFKKGCYTGQEIVARMQYLGKLKRRLYRLQLAAGELPEPGTPLFSPTHGSSIGEVVLAARAGQNIELLAVLQAEAAESGDIHMGALEGPSLQLLDLPYELDRDREIQQ, translated from the coding sequence ATGGCCGATTCTGCTTTTTTCTGCACCCTTTCTCATGAAGGTGTTCTCGCGGTCCGCGGCGCGGACGCCAGCAAATTCCTGCAAGGCCAACTGACCTGCAACCTCAACTACCTGAGTGATTCCCGGGCCAGCCTCGGTGCCCGCTGCACACAAAAAGGCCGGATGCAGTCGAGTTTCCGCATCCTGCTCGAGGGTGACGGCGTGGTCCTGGCCATGGCCACCGAATTGCTCGAACCGCAACTGGCGGACCTGAAAAAATACGCGGTGTTTTCCAAGTCGAAACTGACCGACGAAAGTGCCGCTTGGGTCCGCTTCGGAGTTGACCATGGCGACGCCGCACTGGTCAGCCTCGGCCTGGACCTGCCGGCAGAAACCGACAGCGTCGTGCGCAACGATGGGCTGATTGCCATCCGTGTCTCGCCTGAACGCGCCGAACTGTGGGTCGCCGCCGGTCAAGTCGATGCGATCAAAGGCAAGCTTTCGGCAGTACTGAGCGAAGGCGATCTGAATCAATGGCTGCTGGGCCAGGTCCGCGCTGGGATCGGCCAGGTCATGCCCGGCACCCGCGAGTTGTTCATCCCGCAGATGCTCAACCTGCAAGCGATCGGTGGCGTGAGCTTCAAGAAAGGTTGCTACACCGGGCAGGAAATCGTCGCGCGAATGCAGTACCTGGGCAAACTCAAGCGCCGCTTGTATCGCCTGCAACTGGCTGCCGGCGAACTGCCTGAACCGGGTACCCCGTTGTTTTCCCCGACCCACGGCAGCTCCATCGGCGAAGTGGTGCTGGCTGCCCGCGCCGGACAGAACATTGAACTCCTGGCTGTGTTGCAAGCCGAAGCAGCAGAAAGTGGAGACATCCACATGGGCGCGCTCGAAGGGCCGTCCTTGCAGCTGCTCGACCTGCCTTATGAACTGGACCGCGACCGCGAAATCCAGCAGTAA
- a CDS encoding succinate dehydrogenase assembly factor 2: MVEDVELNRLYWHSRRGMLELDVLLVPFTKEVYATLNEVDRALYVRLLTCEDQDMFGWFMERNESEDPELQRMVRMILDRVQPK, from the coding sequence ATGGTCGAAGATGTTGAACTGAATCGCCTCTACTGGCACAGCCGCCGTGGCATGCTTGAGCTTGACGTGTTGCTGGTGCCGTTCACGAAAGAGGTATACGCAACGCTCAACGAGGTGGATCGCGCGTTGTACGTCCGACTGCTGACGTGTGAGGATCAGGACATGTTCGGCTGGTTCATGGAGCGCAACGAATCGGAAGATCCTGAGCTGCAACGCATGGTTCGCATGATCCTGGATCGTGTCCAGCCCAAGTAA
- a CDS encoding response regulator: MRVLLVEDHLQLAESVAQALKSTGLTVDVLHDGVAADLALGSEEYAMAILDVGLPRMDGFEVLARLRARGKNLPVLMLTARSDVKDRVHGLNLGADDYLAKPFELTELEARVKALLRRSVLGGERIQRCGVLAYDLETRRFTLGEELLTLTSREQAVLEALIARPGRVMSKEQLASQVFGLDEEASPDAIEIYVHRLRKKLDGQPVAIVTFRGLGYLLESRDA; the protein is encoded by the coding sequence ATGCGTGTCCTGCTCGTCGAAGACCATTTGCAGCTCGCCGAAAGTGTCGCCCAGGCGCTCAAGAGCACCGGGCTGACGGTGGACGTTCTGCACGATGGCGTGGCAGCCGACCTGGCGCTGGGCAGCGAGGAATACGCCATGGCGATCCTCGATGTCGGATTGCCGCGCATGGATGGTTTCGAAGTGCTGGCGCGTTTGCGGGCCCGGGGCAAGAACCTGCCGGTGCTGATGCTGACCGCCCGCAGCGACGTCAAGGATCGGGTCCACGGCCTGAACCTCGGCGCCGACGACTACCTGGCCAAGCCGTTCGAACTGACCGAACTCGAAGCCCGGGTCAAAGCCTTGTTGCGCCGCAGTGTGCTGGGCGGTGAGCGCATTCAGCGTTGCGGTGTGCTGGCCTACGACCTGGAAACCCGGCGCTTCACCCTCGGTGAAGAATTGCTGACCCTGACCTCCCGCGAACAGGCCGTGCTCGAAGCCCTGATCGCGCGCCCCGGTCGGGTGATGAGCAAGGAGCAACTGGCATCGCAAGTGTTCGGTCTCGATGAAGAGGCCAGTCCCGATGCCATCGAAATCTACGTGCACCGCCTGCGCAAGAAACTCGACGGCCAGCCGGTCGCCATCGTGACCTTCCGCGGCCTCGGTTACTTGCTGGAAAGCCGTGATGCATAA